The region AGCAACAAAAATTGAAAAATGGAAAGGCCAAAGTCTTTCACCATTTAACTCGCAAGCCAACGTAGTCAATGAGCACGCACTTTTTACCAACTAAAAAACCAAAATTCGCCATTGAATCATACACCACCATCTTCAACAATGGAAGTACTTTATCTGTATGTCTCCTTTCTACTGCTTCTAGCTTCCTACCTCTTCACATCCATCTTCCGTCGCAAAATCTCCAACTTCCCACCAACTGTCTTCCCGTCCCTCCCCGTAATCGGCCACCTCTACCTTCTGAAACCACCACTGTACAGAACCTTGGCAAAAATCTCCGACAAATATGGCCCCATTTTCCGCCTCCAATTGGGCTTCCGCCCTGTCGTAGTGATCTCCTCCCCTTCCCTGGTTGAAGAATGCTTCACCAAGAATGACGTCATCCTCGCCAACCGCCCTCGGATGTTATTCGGGAAGATCATCGGTGTCAACTACACTAGTTTAGCCTGGGCGCCCTACGGCGACAACTGGCGCAACCTCCGCCGCATAGCATCCATCGAGATCCTATCAATCCACCGTCTGAATGAATTCCACGACATACGAGCCGATGAAGCAAGGTCGCTGATCCGTAAGCTAGCGTCCGGTTCTTCTCCGGTGACAATGAAGAATTTTTTCTATGAGCTGACTTTGAATGTGATGATGAGGATGATCGCCGGGAAGAGATACTTCGGTGGTGATAATCCGGTGTTGAAGCAAGAAGGAATACGATTCAGGGAAATGCTACATGAAACCTTTATACTCGCCGGAGCTTCAAACGTCGGAGATTACTTGCCAATTTTAAGTTGGTTTGGAGTGAAGGGACTGGAGAAGAGGTTGATCGCGTTGCAGGAGAAAAGGGATGTTTTCTTTCAAGGAATTATCGATGAACTTCGCAAATCAAAAGGAAGTGATCAAACCAGAAACAAAAGGAAGACAATGATCGAAGTTTTGTTATCACTACAAGAATCCGATCCCGAATACTACACTGATGCATTGATCCGAAGCTTTGTGCTTGTAAGATCAACATAATCAGATCATAACAATTTTTTTCTTGTCAATTTCTTATCTGATTATTATACTTTTCTGTGACCAGGTTTTATTAGCAGCTGGGAGTGATAGTTCAGCAGGAACCATGGAATGGACAATGTCACTTCTACTCAACCACCCAGAAGTTCTAAAAAAGGCACAAAACGAAATCGATCAAGTTGTGGGAAAAGATCGTTTTGTTGATGAATCAGACATATCAAATCTCCCTTACCTTCGTTGTATCATGAACGAGACCCTTCGACTGAAACCTCCAGGCCCACTAGTTCCACACGAGGCATCAGAAGATTGTGTGATTGGAGGGTTTAACATCCCCGGAGGGACGATGGTGCTGGTGAATCAATGGGCGATACATCATGACCCGATGGTCTGGGCCGACCCGGAAACGTACAACCCGGAAAGATTTGAAGGTGTGGAAGGGACAAGAGATGGGTTTAAGCTGCTGCCGTTTGGGTATGGAAGGCGGAGTTGTCCGGGGGAAGGGTTGGCTGTTCGTGTTCTTGGGATGACTTTGGGGACGATGATTCAGTGCTTTGATTGGGAAAGGATTAGTGAAGAAATGGTGGATATGAGTGAAGCTCCTGGGCTTACGATGCCTAAAGCTGCTCCATTGGTCGCCAAGTGTAAACCACGTCTACAGATGGAGAATCTGTTGTCGGAGCtgtaattaattaagtgtattgTTTATTCGGAAGAAGTTGGTGATGATGCGTGGGTTAGCCCCTGTTTCTAACTAGCGGGATTACGAATATACTTATGATCCTTTTAGTTGCCTTCATGTTGATAGGAAAATTTGAAATTAGTTAAAATAAGCGGATTATGGTTATATTTGGAGACGAATTTTTAAAAGCtcttaaacgaaaaaaaaaaaaaaaaaaaaaaaaaaaaaaaaaaaaaaaaaaaacatagtttaATTTGATTCAATCACTTTCCAATACTTAATAAAAAATGTTatctataaaaatataatatattgatgttttatatgttttgagatgttacaaaattgttaaattatttataaattcataattttaGACAAGTTAAAACCTTTGTTATAATTTGGCATGACTTATTTTTTTTACTAAACTGTCTCAATATTTTATTTTTCCAAATTCGGTTTTCTTCAATATTTTAAAGACTTTTTTGCacgaattttttataaaaaaattttataatttattttaataattatttataactTTTTTATACAGCTTATTTAAACTTTTTCTACGATATACATAAACTTTTATACaagttttttaaaacctttttacaTCATATCTAAACTTTTTTTACAACCCCGGAaggttaaaaaaacaaaaaaaaatggtttaaaaagtttgaaatgtaaatacaaatgtttaaaaaaatgattCTTTTTAAGATTTAGGGGAAAGtttaaaaacacacactcttgtttagttttgaatccacttttcccttatggctagctaatgattacggattattaagctggtttttagttgtattagtaatttagttctatcttaccaatacttaactaattcatgtcaaaccatgtatgttcacacataattaaacacacaacta is a window of Lactuca sativa cultivar Salinas chromosome 1, Lsat_Salinas_v11, whole genome shotgun sequence DNA encoding:
- the LOC128132606 gene encoding cytochrome P450 81Q32-like; translation: MEVLYLYVSFLLLLASYLFTSIFRRKISNFPPTVFPSLPVIGHLYLLKPPLYRTLAKISDKYGPIFRLQLGFRPVVVISSPSLVEECFTKNDVILANRPRMLFGKIIGVNYTSLAWAPYGDNWRNLRRIASIEILSIHRLNEFHDIRADEARSLIRKLASGSSPVTMKNFFYELTLNVMMRMIAGKRYFGGDNPVLKQEGIRFREMLHETFILAGASNVGDYLPILSWFGVKGLEKRLIALQEKRDVFFQGIIDELRKSKGSDQTRNKRKTMIEVLLSLQESDPEYYTDALIRSFVLVLLAAGSDSSAGTMEWTMSLLLNHPEVLKKAQNEIDQVVGKDRFVDESDISNLPYLRCIMNETLRLKPPGPLVPHEASEDCVIGGFNIPGGTMVLVNQWAIHHDPMVWADPETYNPERFEGVEGTRDGFKLLPFGYGRRSCPGEGLAVRVLGMTLGTMIQCFDWERISEEMVDMSEAPGLTMPKAAPLVAKCKPRLQMENLLSEL